A region from the Salicibibacter cibarius genome encodes:
- a CDS encoding helix-turn-helix domain-containing protein — protein sequence MVNHQESSSSHEQLKDLLKQVPGVKEHLESFPVKMGKKIMKRRIDLGLTQQDIVQLVAKQARSQGQRPITQATISKIETGHSGIKGETYDKVLQVLDYDPLSDGPFDDNEFASIQ from the coding sequence ATGGTCAATCATCAAGAATCGAGCAGTTCCCATGAACAATTAAAAGATTTGCTGAAACAGGTACCGGGCGTGAAAGAGCACTTGGAAAGTTTTCCTGTTAAAATGGGAAAAAAGATCATGAAACGCCGCATTGATTTAGGGCTTACTCAACAGGATATCGTTCAATTGGTAGCTAAGCAAGCACGTAGTCAAGGCCAGAGACCGATTACACAAGCTACGATTTCCAAAATTGAGACTGGGCATAGTGGAATTAAAGGGGAAACGTATGATAAGGTGCTTCAAGTTCTGGACTATGATCCTTTGTCCGACGGTCCTTTTGACGACAACGAATTTGCTTCTATTCAATGA